The following are from one region of the Alkalimarinus sediminis genome:
- a CDS encoding ABC transporter ATP-binding protein — MSQLLKIKDLTCRYDNEDIIAGLSLTLNEGDIGCLLGPSGCGKSTILRAIAGFHPVSEGSISLQDSVISSSSKSIAPEKRPVGMVFQDYALFPHMTIAQNVGYGLHKLPSQKRKRKVLEMLELVNLSDLANRYPHELSGGQQQRVSLARAMAPEPSLILLDEPFSNLDVELRKRLSLDIRDILKSLNMTAILVTHDQHEAFAMCDQIGVIKDGIIQQWDSPYNLYHEPVNRFVASFVGQGCFIKGTLVSHEKFDTELGIIEGNRAYNWDNGSHVDILVRPDDVVFDPNSSLTCQIVSKTFAGTSTLYRLQLESGAIIEGLFPSHQDLYIGDQINISLAADHLIAFQWSEPSSKVTQ, encoded by the coding sequence ATGTCACAACTGCTTAAAATTAAAGATCTAACCTGCCGCTATGATAACGAAGATATCATAGCGGGGCTTTCACTTACCCTAAATGAAGGTGATATTGGCTGCTTGTTGGGGCCAAGTGGCTGCGGGAAAAGCACTATTTTACGCGCTATTGCGGGGTTCCATCCCGTCAGTGAGGGGTCAATCTCCCTACAAGACAGCGTGATATCTTCCTCAAGTAAATCTATCGCACCCGAGAAACGCCCAGTAGGTATGGTGTTTCAAGATTATGCACTGTTCCCTCATATGACCATTGCTCAAAACGTTGGTTACGGGCTACATAAACTGCCTAGCCAAAAGCGTAAGCGTAAAGTTTTAGAAATGCTAGAGCTGGTTAATCTATCCGATTTAGCCAATCGTTATCCCCACGAACTCTCAGGGGGGCAGCAGCAAAGAGTTTCTCTAGCCAGAGCGATGGCACCTGAGCCTTCATTAATACTATTAGATGAGCCATTCTCGAACCTCGATGTAGAACTTAGAAAGCGGCTGAGTTTAGATATTCGAGATATTCTCAAATCGCTCAATATGACTGCCATACTCGTCACCCATGATCAACACGAGGCTTTTGCAATGTGTGATCAAATTGGCGTGATTAAAGATGGTATCATTCAACAGTGGGATAGCCCTTATAACCTCTACCATGAACCTGTAAACCGTTTTGTTGCAAGTTTCGTGGGTCAGGGGTGCTTCATAAAGGGTACACTAGTGTCTCATGAAAAATTTGATACCGAGCTAGGCATTATAGAAGGAAATAGAGCTTACAATTGGGATAACGGCAGCCATGTCGATATTCTAGTCAGGCCAGATGATGTCGTATTCGACCCCAACTCTTCTCTAACTTGCCAGATCGTAAGTAAAACCTTTGCCGGTACATCAACACTATATCGATTACAGCTTGAATCAGGCGCCATTATTGAAGGACTTTTCCCAAGCCATCAAGATTTATATATAGGCGATCAGATCAATATTAGTTTGGCCGCAGACCACCTAATTGCATTTCAGTGGTCTGAGCCCTCATCTAAAGTCACACAGTAA
- the argF gene encoding ornithine carbamoyltransferase yields MALRHFLTLLDLTPDELKKLTLRAIEIKNEHKLGKIYEPLKNRVLGMIFEKSSTRTRVSFESGMAQFGGSSIFLSPRDTQLGRGEPIEDSARVLSRMVDAVMIRTFEHEKVVRFAEYSEVPIINALTDDFHPCQLLADMQTYHEHRGSIEGKRVTWVGDGNNMCNSYINAARQYNFELVVASPDGYDPSKALMESNSDRVEIIRDPKAAVKGSDLIVTDVWASMGQEEEQNARAAVFKDYQVTPELMSYANSDALFMHCLPAHRGEEVSASMMDHSSSVVWDEAENRLHAQKALLEFLLCNS; encoded by the coding sequence ATGGCTTTGAGACATTTTTTAACTTTACTTGATTTGACTCCAGACGAACTCAAAAAGCTGACATTGCGAGCCATCGAGATAAAAAATGAACATAAATTAGGGAAGATTTACGAGCCGCTTAAAAATCGAGTGCTCGGCATGATTTTCGAGAAGTCTTCAACCAGAACTCGAGTCTCTTTTGAGTCAGGCATGGCTCAGTTTGGTGGTAGCTCCATTTTCCTCTCTCCTAGAGATACCCAACTAGGCCGAGGCGAACCCATCGAAGATAGCGCCCGCGTACTATCTCGCATGGTCGACGCAGTCATGATCCGAACATTTGAGCATGAGAAGGTTGTGCGTTTCGCAGAATACTCGGAAGTACCTATCATCAACGCTCTAACTGATGACTTCCACCCCTGCCAATTGCTAGCCGATATGCAAACTTACCATGAACATCGTGGATCTATTGAAGGCAAGCGAGTTACATGGGTTGGTGACGGCAACAATATGTGCAACTCATACATCAATGCAGCACGACAGTATAACTTTGAGCTCGTAGTAGCGTCACCTGATGGCTATGACCCAAGCAAAGCGCTTATGGAGAGCAATAGCGACCGAGTTGAGATTATTCGTGACCCCAAGGCAGCAGTTAAAGGCTCTGACCTTATCGTGACTGATGTGTGGGCATCAATGGGGCAGGAAGAAGAACAGAACGCAAGAGCCGCTGTATTCAAAGACTATCAGGTAACACCAGAGTTAATGTCTTACGCTAACAGTGATGCACTCTTTATGCACTGTCTACCCGCCCACCGAGGCGAAGAAGTTAGCGCAAGTATGATGGATCATAGTAGCTCTGTCGTATGGGATGAAGCTGAAAACAGGTTGCACGCTCAAAAAGCATTGTTAGAGTTTCTTCTCTGCAACAGCTAG